In Fluviispira sanaruensis, a genomic segment contains:
- a CDS encoding AIR synthase related protein, which produces MSNKNLITAEYLEKAAKAGLNNEEATAFVEKLGRIPSTEELAVCGALWSEHCSYKSSRVHLKRFHTEEPWVLQGPGENAGVIAINKNYGIAFKMESHNHPSYLEPYQGAATGVGGILRDVFCMGAYPIAALNCLRFGEGTWNATLLRDTVRGIGDYGNCVGVPTVTGDISFHHNYNKNILVNAFTAGIIHKDKIFKGILSEASDEQIASLKKKTKEILPQIQINSNVTKEIESILFPDGENILIYFGSATGRDGVHGATMSSSEFSAGGATLKPTVQVGDPFAEKVLLEATLSIIEKKLAIGLQDMGAAGLTSSSVEMAGRSGCGVAIDLAKVPQRASNMQAWEILLSESQERMLCAVKPENLNAVLEELKKFNLSYAEIGKVNRTGLFVCLFDKQIVTATPIPILIDDVPRYDLPIQDRESYLKNHDVLNNETVENIWIGSTTKSKPSLSLNAVHLDAHNDILSNISLENLIEKYPNLIDNLFTHPANAKRSAVYHNYCSTVQGNTVAGCGAMQTASAGIVRLPKFAQEKDINNLETKTGIAVAGGCEERWVEMNPYQGSALSALKVARKIIASNGVPLAMTDCLNFGSPRSPEVMRQLSDAVDGINLVAKEFHIPIVSGNVSLNNQTSGHPIPPTPMLGIVGRIDDVTKVPLLSLPALYFEKAEHKTVFLVQLADKNALELSSYEASQTAWILGKKNSHCPQLNLTSEQNLWKQVLTRIQELKPKLCFPVGHGGLLGSLISCSLRSECEIELSENLWKMSSQDLFSEGNMGFIFGFEHKENAEKFIQLTSNHFKAEYLAALKPVGSSIPKTVFDYKTVFKLYSNSLKRFFDTLSCEYKEK; this is translated from the coding sequence ATGTCTAATAAAAACCTCATCACAGCTGAATACCTTGAAAAAGCTGCAAAAGCAGGCTTAAACAACGAGGAAGCAACCGCATTTGTAGAAAAATTGGGTCGCATCCCTTCAACAGAAGAGCTTGCTGTCTGTGGCGCTCTTTGGAGTGAACACTGTTCTTATAAATCTTCTCGCGTGCATTTAAAACGCTTCCACACGGAAGAACCTTGGGTTCTACAAGGTCCTGGTGAAAATGCAGGTGTGATCGCAATTAATAAAAATTACGGCATTGCTTTTAAAATGGAATCGCACAATCACCCAAGCTATTTGGAACCTTATCAAGGAGCAGCCACGGGCGTTGGTGGAATATTGCGTGATGTCTTCTGCATGGGAGCTTACCCTATTGCTGCATTGAATTGCTTACGTTTTGGTGAAGGCACATGGAATGCCACACTGCTACGCGACACTGTGCGTGGGATCGGTGATTATGGCAACTGTGTGGGAGTGCCAACTGTCACAGGTGATATAAGCTTTCATCACAACTACAACAAAAATATTTTAGTCAATGCCTTTACGGCAGGTATCATTCATAAAGATAAAATATTTAAAGGCATACTTTCTGAAGCAAGCGATGAACAAATTGCATCATTAAAAAAGAAAACAAAAGAAATTTTGCCACAAATTCAAATCAACTCTAACGTAACAAAAGAAATTGAATCTATTTTATTTCCTGATGGTGAAAATATTCTCATTTATTTTGGTTCAGCCACGGGTCGCGATGGCGTGCATGGCGCTACGATGAGCAGTTCTGAATTTTCAGCGGGTGGCGCAACCCTCAAACCAACAGTTCAGGTTGGCGATCCTTTTGCAGAAAAAGTTTTGCTTGAAGCCACCCTTTCCATCATAGAGAAAAAACTTGCGATCGGTTTACAAGACATGGGAGCAGCAGGTTTAACTTCAAGTTCCGTTGAGATGGCGGGGCGTTCGGGCTGCGGTGTCGCTATTGACCTAGCAAAAGTTCCGCAACGGGCAAGCAATATGCAGGCATGGGAAATCCTCTTGAGTGAATCGCAAGAACGTATGCTCTGTGCCGTTAAACCTGAAAATTTAAACGCCGTGCTTGAAGAACTTAAAAAATTCAATTTATCTTATGCAGAGATAGGAAAAGTGAACAGAACAGGACTATTTGTATGTTTATTTGATAAGCAAATAGTGACTGCAACGCCGATACCAATTTTAATAGATGATGTTCCTCGCTATGATCTTCCTATTCAAGATAGAGAATCATATTTAAAAAATCATGATGTTTTAAATAACGAAACAGTAGAGAATATTTGGATTGGTTCAACGACAAAATCAAAACCTTCACTTTCACTCAATGCTGTTCATCTTGATGCTCATAATGATATTTTATCTAATATCAGCCTTGAAAACTTAATTGAAAAATATCCCAATTTAATTGACAATTTATTTACCCATCCTGCCAATGCAAAACGCTCAGCTGTTTATCATAATTATTGCTCGACTGTACAAGGTAACACCGTTGCAGGATGCGGCGCTATGCAAACAGCTTCGGCAGGTATTGTGAGACTGCCCAAGTTTGCCCAAGAAAAAGATATCAACAATCTAGAAACAAAAACAGGGATTGCAGTCGCAGGTGGTTGTGAAGAGCGTTGGGTAGAAATGAATCCTTATCAAGGGTCAGCTCTATCTGCTCTCAAAGTTGCCCGTAAAATAATTGCAAGCAATGGAGTTCCACTTGCAATGACAGATTGCCTTAACTTTGGCAGCCCCCGCTCACCAGAAGTCATGCGGCAATTATCTGATGCCGTGGATGGTATCAACTTGGTAGCAAAAGAATTTCATATCCCAATTGTTAGTGGTAATGTAAGTTTAAATAACCAAACCTCTGGCCATCCAATTCCACCCACACCTATGCTCGGTATTGTTGGCAGAATAGACGATGTGACAAAAGTCCCATTGCTCTCTTTGCCTGCACTTTATTTTGAAAAAGCAGAACATAAAACTGTTTTCTTAGTTCAACTTGCAGATAAAAATGCACTTGAATTATCAAGCTACGAAGCTTCACAAACCGCTTGGATATTAGGAAAAAAGAACTCACATTGCCCTCAATTAAACTTAACAAGTGAGCAAAATTTATGGAAACAAGTTCTTACTCGAATTCAAGAGTTAAAGCCAAAATTATGTTTTCCAGTCGGTCACGGGGGTTTGCTTGGATCACTTATTTCTTGTTCCCTTAGGTCAGAATGTGAGATAGAGTTAAGCGAAAATCTTTGGAAGATGTCCAGTCAGGATCTTTTTTCAGAAGGTAACATGGGCTTTATATTTGGTTTTGAACATAAAGAAAATGCCGAAAAATTCATTCAATTGACTTCAAATCATTTTAAAGCAGAGTATCTTGCTGCACTTAAACCTGTAGGCTCTTCCATCCCAAAAACTGTGTTCGATTATAAGACCGTATTTAAACTTTATTCTAATTCACTAAAGCGTTTTTTTGATACACTTTCATGCGAATATAAGGAAAAATAA
- the purF gene encoding amidophosphoribosyltransferase, which translates to MCGVFGVTNAENASKIAYLGLFALQHRGQESAGISTIDEDKQLHTFRNSGLVSDVFKEEELVKLKGSTAIGHVRYSTSGGNLDANIQPITARIGGIPVSLSHNGNIVNSEEIRHSLEKNGAILQGTADSELVLHLMARSSKETFIERLKEAFEKLAGAFSLLILTPTHLYAVVDTCGYRPMSLGRLSIENAEKSSWVLSSETCAMDLVGAEFVRDIVPGEILSIDLSTGHNESCYFNMSTFQSKNKQKAKCIFEHVYFSRPDSLVWNIPAHDARFAMGEELARLNPVEADMVIAIPDSGVPMAMGYANASGIPYKIGLIRNHYVGRTFIEPTQNVRNFRVRLKLNPVRETVRNKRIIVIDDSIVRGTTSRKIIELLREAGAKEVHMRISSPPVRYPCFYGIDTPKRKELLAQHMTPNEMNDYLKSDSLGFLSEESLLSVMNDFQNKNKYKVTNFFHEEKSESSNGGWCTACFSGIYQDITAQKIACPEDFGEN; encoded by the coding sequence ATGTGTGGTGTTTTTGGAGTTACGAATGCAGAAAACGCCTCAAAAATAGCATATCTTGGCCTCTTTGCTTTACAGCATAGAGGTCAAGAAAGTGCTGGAATCTCTACAATCGATGAAGACAAACAGCTTCATACTTTTAGAAATTCAGGTCTTGTTTCTGATGTTTTTAAAGAAGAAGAACTTGTCAAGCTAAAAGGATCAACGGCGATAGGACATGTGCGGTATAGCACTTCGGGCGGGAATCTTGATGCCAATATCCAACCTATTACAGCAAGAATTGGCGGAATTCCTGTTTCGCTTTCACACAATGGCAATATTGTAAATTCCGAAGAGATTCGTCACAGCCTCGAAAAAAATGGAGCCATTTTACAGGGGACCGCAGATTCTGAGCTCGTATTACATCTCATGGCCAGAAGCTCAAAAGAGACATTTATAGAACGATTAAAAGAGGCCTTTGAAAAATTAGCAGGGGCTTTTTCTTTGCTTATTTTAACCCCAACACACCTTTATGCAGTCGTAGACACTTGTGGCTATCGCCCCATGTCATTAGGAAGATTATCCATAGAAAATGCAGAAAAAAGTAGCTGGGTTTTAAGTAGCGAAACCTGTGCCATGGATCTCGTCGGAGCCGAGTTTGTGCGTGATATCGTTCCTGGAGAAATTCTTTCCATTGATTTGAGTACGGGACACAACGAAAGTTGTTATTTTAATATGTCTACTTTCCAAAGCAAAAATAAACAAAAAGCAAAATGTATTTTCGAACATGTTTATTTTTCTCGTCCTGACAGTCTTGTTTGGAACATACCTGCCCATGACGCTCGTTTTGCGATGGGCGAAGAACTGGCGCGATTGAATCCTGTCGAGGCAGATATGGTCATTGCTATTCCCGACAGTGGCGTGCCTATGGCTATGGGTTATGCAAATGCCTCAGGAATTCCTTATAAAATCGGCCTTATTCGTAACCATTATGTGGGTCGAACTTTTATCGAACCGACACAAAATGTACGCAATTTTCGCGTGCGTTTGAAGCTCAATCCTGTGCGAGAAACTGTGAGGAATAAACGCATAATCGTCATTGATGATAGTATTGTGAGAGGAACAACTTCACGAAAAATCATCGAATTGCTCAGAGAAGCAGGTGCAAAAGAAGTACATATGAGGATATCTTCCCCCCCGGTGAGATATCCTTGTTTTTATGGGATAGATACCCCAAAACGAAAAGAGTTATTAGCGCAGCACATGACTCCAAACGAAATGAATGATTATCTAAAATCTGACTCCCTTGGATTTTTATCTGAAGAAAGTCTTCTTTCAGTTATGAATGATTTTCAAAATAAGAACAAATATAAAGTAACAAACTTTTTTCATGAAGAAAAGTCCGAAAGTTCAAACGGTGGTTGGTGCACTGCCTGTTTTTCAGGGATTTATCAAGATATTACAGCGCAAAAAATCGCATGCCCCGAAGATTTTGGAGAAAACTAA
- the pyrF gene encoding orotidine-5'-phosphate decarboxylase — MKTYKNINFCLGIDPNPTQQNFESFRSAVYTHMEILDFYGNKLNDKVLKPQLAYFLAYGSKGISLLEEFVNRYNDKYTIIIDAKFNDISTTLKAYLHFVFGTLQAHALTISPFLGEQTLELAFEECAKKADRKGRVYVLCATSESSTGELSFIDENWRRTLLACQQLREKIFANQEDLNKLIGVVIGANRENILFSDELKASELSVLSPGLGAQGADWKIISKCANHPNEITFPVSRGVFAGGNISLEQMKDNLVAIQRYF; from the coding sequence ATGAAAACATATAAAAATATAAATTTTTGTCTTGGCATCGATCCCAATCCTACTCAGCAAAATTTTGAAAGTTTTCGCTCTGCCGTTTATACACATATGGAAATCCTAGACTTTTATGGAAACAAATTAAACGATAAAGTCTTAAAACCACAGTTGGCATATTTTCTTGCTTATGGAAGCAAAGGTATTTCTTTATTAGAAGAATTCGTTAACCGCTACAATGATAAATATACTATTATTATCGATGCAAAATTTAACGATATATCAACGACTCTAAAAGCTTATTTGCATTTTGTCTTTGGAACTTTACAAGCGCATGCATTAACTATCAGTCCATTTTTAGGAGAACAAACGTTGGAATTGGCTTTTGAAGAATGCGCAAAGAAAGCGGATCGCAAAGGCCGTGTTTATGTACTGTGTGCAACCAGTGAATCTAGCACAGGCGAACTTTCATTTATCGATGAAAATTGGAGAAGAACGCTGTTAGCATGTCAGCAATTGCGAGAAAAAATTTTTGCAAACCAAGAAGATTTAAATAAATTGATTGGTGTTGTTATTGGGGCAAATAGAGAAAATATTCTTTTTTCAGATGAATTAAAAGCAAGTGAACTGTCTGTACTTTCTCCAGGGTTGGGCGCTCAAGGAGCGGATTGGAAAATTATCAGTAAATGTGCGAATCATCCCAATGAAATTACTTTCCCAGTGAGTCGCGGCGTATTTGCGGGCGGAAATATATCACTTGAACAAATGAAAGATAATTTAGTAGCTATTCAGCGTTACTTTTAA
- the purE gene encoding 5-(carboxyamino)imidazole ribonucleotide mutase produces MTQKPLISLIMGSHSDYETLKNAEAILIEFSIPYEIQVISAHRTPELMYEYAKQVKEKGIKIIIAGAGGAAHLPGMVSALTTVPVLAVPIQSKALNGIDSLLSIVQMPGGIPTATFAIGNAGATNAALFALQILAIEDCEISLALTKWRKNRAQLALEGNEIVQENLKNAQLK; encoded by the coding sequence ATGACACAAAAGCCGCTTATCAGTCTCATTATGGGCAGCCATTCGGATTATGAGACCTTAAAAAATGCCGAAGCCATTTTAATAGAATTTTCTATCCCTTATGAAATTCAAGTGATAAGTGCTCACAGAACACCCGAGCTGATGTATGAATATGCAAAACAAGTGAAAGAAAAAGGGATAAAAATAATTATAGCTGGTGCAGGTGGAGCAGCTCATTTACCCGGCATGGTCAGTGCTCTGACCACTGTGCCTGTGTTGGCAGTGCCCATTCAATCCAAAGCCTTAAACGGCATAGACAGTTTGCTTTCTATCGTGCAAATGCCAGGAGGAATTCCAACAGCTACTTTTGCCATTGGCAATGCAGGCGCAACCAATGCAGCTCTATTTGCCTTGCAAATCCTAGCTATTGAAGATTGTGAAATCTCATTGGCACTGACAAAATGGCGTAAAAATAGAGCTCAATTAGCACTTGAGGGAAATGAGATTGTCCAAGAAAATTTAAAAAATGCACAGTTAAAGTAA
- a CDS encoding 5-(carboxyamino)imidazole ribonucleotide synthase, with protein sequence MKTVGILGGGQLGCMLASALHKLGAKVQFYDPDPISPAIERTNYCMQGNWEDKKKLEEFFASSDIVTYEFENVSVNLLEDICQSTGTKLFPSAQVLKTTQNRILEKSFLKNNHFPVCQFAFATNREEAKSIAQTFSYPFLLKTVTGGYDGKGQWFINNENDFNLFLHEFSQNFAPILFEEKIEIEMEASCIVARTADNSSICFPIFENVHKNHILYTTHLPASLPLAVQEKLKDIAKRAAEKLNVTGLLTTEFFLSRKINPYYDFEKVDDYYIYINEFAPRPHNSGHITLNACNFSQFDALARILLDIPLQTPILNEGFYCMGNLLGDIWLEQNNKYALNLNAWKKNPAVIDVVLYGKKEAKKNRKMGHFITKSTSKNGSSLQAEKFWRDLNENI encoded by the coding sequence ATGAAAACAGTCGGTATTTTAGGAGGAGGACAGCTTGGGTGTATGTTAGCGAGCGCTCTTCACAAGCTCGGAGCAAAAGTCCAATTTTATGATCCCGACCCCATTTCGCCTGCGATAGAGAGAACAAATTATTGTATGCAAGGTAATTGGGAAGATAAAAAAAAATTAGAAGAGTTTTTTGCAAGCTCTGACATTGTGACCTATGAATTCGAAAATGTCTCTGTGAATTTACTTGAAGATATTTGTCAATCAACTGGTACAAAACTTTTCCCTTCTGCGCAAGTCTTAAAAACCACCCAAAATAGAATCCTCGAAAAATCATTTTTAAAAAACAATCATTTTCCTGTTTGCCAATTTGCTTTTGCAACGAATAGGGAAGAAGCAAAAAGTATTGCTCAAACATTTTCCTACCCATTTCTTCTTAAAACCGTAACCGGAGGTTATGATGGCAAAGGGCAGTGGTTTATTAATAATGAAAATGATTTTAATCTTTTTTTACATGAATTCTCGCAGAATTTTGCTCCTATTCTTTTTGAAGAAAAAATAGAAATAGAAATGGAAGCAAGCTGTATCGTAGCACGCACAGCAGATAATTCTTCTATCTGTTTCCCTATATTTGAAAATGTACATAAAAATCATATTTTATATACGACTCATTTACCTGCAAGTTTACCTCTTGCAGTGCAAGAAAAATTAAAAGATATTGCCAAACGTGCTGCTGAAAAATTGAATGTAACAGGTCTTTTGACAACTGAATTCTTTTTATCGCGTAAAATAAATCCATATTATGATTTTGAAAAAGTGGATGATTACTATATTTACATCAATGAATTTGCGCCAAGACCACATAATTCAGGACATATTACCCTTAACGCCTGCAACTTCAGTCAATTCGATGCACTTGCTCGCATATTATTGGATATTCCATTGCAAACTCCAATACTCAACGAAGGTTTTTATTGTATGGGAAATCTTTTAGGAGATATTTGGCTAGAACAAAATAATAAATATGCTCTCAATCTAAATGCTTGGAAAAAAAATCCAGCAGTCATTGACGTTGTACTTTATGGAAAAAAAGAAGCAAAAAAGAATAGAAAAATGGGACATTTTATCACAAAATCTACAAGTAAAAATGGCTCATCTTTGCAAGCTGAAAAATTTTGGAGAGATTTAAATGAAAACATATAA